From Thermogladius calderae 1633, a single genomic window includes:
- a CDS encoding uL15 family ribosomal protein — translation MAVRKRKKSRKLRGRTRTMGWGRVGQHRKSGSRGGFGAVGMHKHKWVWMLKYAPDWYGKHGFVNPTSKTVDIREINVGLLDEIAEKLVREGKAVVEGDLIVIDVTKLGFNKVTGSGKVTRRMKIIAEYITENAKKKVEEAGGLVQLLE, via the coding sequence ATGGCGGTTAGGAAGAGGAAGAAGAGCAGGAAGCTACGGGGTAGGACACGTACAATGGGTTGGGGTAGGGTAGGACAGCACAGGAAGAGTGGTTCGCGGGGTGGCTTCGGCGCGGTTGGGATGCACAAGCACAAATGGGTCTGGATGTTGAAGTACGCGCCTGACTGGTACGGGAAACACGGCTTTGTCAACCCGACTAGTAAGACAGTGGACATCCGCGAGATCAACGTGGGGTTACTAGACGAGATAGCAGAAAAACTAGTCAGGGAGGGGAAGGCTGTCGTCGAGGGAGACCTGATAGTCATCGACGTTACTAAACTCGGGTTTAACAAAGTGACAGGTTCAGGGAAGGTCACCAGGAGAATGAAGATCATCGCAGAGTACATAACAGAGAACGCTAAGAAGAAAGTAGAGGAAGCTGGCGGGCTGGTTCAACTCCTCGAGTGA
- a CDS encoding 50S ribosomal protein L30, whose product MPVLYAIIRIRGVPDTPPDVEHTLKLLRLRRKYHMVVYPKDLPGLEGMLRVVKDWVTWGEIDEETLAQVLEKRGRVVGGSKLTTELLKKYFNAGSYEEMARKIFAGKVLLHKQEVIKPVFRLHPPRGGFKGSIKKPVGDHGELGYRGPAINELIKRML is encoded by the coding sequence ATGCCAGTGCTCTACGCAATAATCAGGATTAGAGGTGTTCCAGACACCCCGCCCGACGTCGAGCACACACTAAAGTTGCTGAGGTTGAGAAGAAAGTACCACATGGTAGTATACCCAAAGGACCTACCGGGCCTCGAGGGGATGTTGAGGGTAGTAAAGGACTGGGTAACCTGGGGCGAGATCGACGAGGAGACGCTCGCGCAAGTCCTGGAGAAGAGGGGTAGGGTCGTAGGCGGCTCCAAGCTAACCACTGAGCTGCTGAAGAAGTACTTCAACGCGGGCAGCTACGAGGAGATGGCGAGGAAGATCTTCGCAGGCAAGGTCCTCCTCCACAAACAGGAGGTCATAAAACCCGTTTTCAGGCTACACCCGCCGAGAGGTGGGTTTAAGGGTAGTATTAAAAAGCCTGTTGGAGATCATGGCGAACTAGGTTACCGCGGGCCCGCGATCAACGAACTAATCAAAAGAATGCTGTGA